GTGATCCTCTGCGAGTGAGTCCTGGGGTGCTCCTGAGCGtggcccccagcccctgctccagctgggaggagaTGGGGGATACCATGCCTCCAGGGGAGTCTCACCAGCCCTTGTGGTGGGAAGGGTGGGCTGGATATGTGTTAATGGGACCTGCCAGAGTCACCCCCAAGGCTTCTGTGTCTGGGGAGAGCCCTGAGGACAAACAGGGACCTGGGGGGGAAATTTGCCCCACATGGAGGAGGCCTGGGCTTGACCTTCTCAAAAGGACCCTatgccctgcagccccttgagcttttttcctgccacagcctcatgtccctctgcctccctccagGCTCATGAACAAGCTGCAGCCCAACTCAGTGAGGAAGATCAACCACTCGGCTCAGAACTGGCACCAGGTaggtgcagctctgctgccacccgcctgctgttcctctgctgtCACCCTCCAGAGCTCACCCCTAAACCTTTCCACAGCTTGAGAACCTCTCCAACTTCATCAAGGCCATGGCCAGCTATGGTATGAACCCCGTGGACCTCTTTGAAGCCAATGACCTTTTTGAGAGCGGGAACCTGACGCAGGTGCAGGTGTCGCTGCTGGCACTGGCGGGAATGGTGAGCACAGAGGATGAGCAGTttgggaggggctgcagccccatggGGACCCTGAGTTTGGGGTGATGCTGGTGGGACCCcacagctccccctgcccagggagtgGGTGGGGGGTTTGGGACCCCTGTCCTTCCTCACAGCCATTCCTGGCAGGCCAAGACGAAGGGGCTGCAGAGCGGGGTGGACATCGGCGTGAAGTACTcggagaagcagcagaggaatttCGACGAGGCCAAGATGAAGGCTGGGCAGTGTGTGATCGGGCTGCAGGTGGGCTGCCACATGGGGTCCCATGGCTTGGGGACTGGGCAAAGGGTGCCCAGTTCTGTCAGATTCTCAGCACTGTCACAGCTCCAGGCATTGCTGGAGGGACCTAAGGCATGAGGTGCCTCAAGTGTCCTCAGGATCTGGGAGCAACTTGGCTCTGTGTCCAGCACTCAATGGCTGGGAGCATGAGATGGGTTGGGGGCactggctgtgctccccagcctggggggcaTAGGGACAGTGGGAGAAGGGGCACATGTGGGGCAGCACACATTCCTCACCCTACCCCTTTGTCAGATGGGCACAAACAAGTGTGCCAGCCAGTCTGGCATGACTGCCTATGGCACCCGGAGGCACCTCTACGACCCCAAAAATCAGATCCTGCCACCCATGGACCACTCCACCATCAGCCTCCAGATGGGCACTAACAAGTGTGCCAGTCAGGTGAGCCCCCacactgggctggggagggatgggagggcacagctgagccctgctccatcctgtccttccttccagGTGGGCATGACAGCTCCCGGCACCAGGAGACACATCTACGATGCCAAGATGGGGACAGAGAAGTGTGACAACTCCTCCATGTCGCTGCAGATGGGCTCCAACCAGGGCGCCAACCAGAGCGGGCAGGTCTTTGGCCTCGGCCGCCAGATCTACGACCCCAAGTACTGCCCCCAGGGCAACCAGGGCGAGGTGGCCA
This genomic stretch from Serinus canaria isolate serCan28SL12 chromosome 28, serCan2020, whole genome shotgun sequence harbors:
- the CNN2 gene encoding calponin-2; its protein translation is MSSSQFNKGPSYGLSAEVRNRLAQKYDPQKEAELRTWIESVTGKQIGPDFQKGLKDGVILCELMNKLQPNSVRKINHSAQNWHQLENLSNFIKAMASYGMNPVDLFEANDLFESGNLTQVQVSLLALAGMAKTKGLQSGVDIGVKYSEKQQRNFDEAKMKAGQCVIGLQMGTNKCASQSGMTAYGTRRHLYDPKNQILPPMDHSTISLQMGTNKCASQVGMTAPGTRRHIYDAKMGTEKCDNSSMSLQMGSNQGANQSGQVFGLGRQIYDPKYCPQGNQGEVANATGDQSGDLPGYHYYREEEESY